One genomic window of Ruminococcus gauvreauii includes the following:
- a CDS encoding ABC transporter ATP-binding protein, producing the protein MEFLKIENLYKVYGSGENQVTALDNVSLNINKGEFTAIIGSSGSGKSTLLHIIGGVDVPTGGKIYLNGQDVYAQSNENLAVFRRRQVGLIYQFHNLIPTLNVVENITLPILMDKRKVNRQRLNELLELLGLEDRKTHLPNQLSGGQQQRVSIGRALMNAPQVMLADEPTGSLDSRNGHEIINLLKLSQKKYRQTLILVTHDENIALQADRIICISDGKVTRDERTVTRP; encoded by the coding sequence ATGGAGTTTTTAAAAATCGAAAATCTATACAAGGTTTACGGCAGCGGCGAAAATCAGGTGACAGCGCTTGACAACGTGTCCCTCAACATAAACAAGGGGGAATTCACCGCAATCATCGGTTCCTCCGGCTCCGGCAAATCCACTTTACTCCATATCATCGGCGGCGTGGATGTACCAACCGGCGGAAAGATATATCTAAACGGACAGGACGTATACGCACAGAGCAATGAAAATCTTGCTGTTTTCCGCAGACGGCAGGTGGGACTGATCTATCAGTTTCACAACCTCATTCCCACGCTGAATGTGGTGGAGAACATTACCCTGCCTATACTGATGGATAAGAGAAAAGTCAACAGGCAGCGGCTGAATGAACTACTGGAACTGCTGGGGCTTGAAGACCGAAAAACACATCTGCCGAACCAGCTTTCCGGCGGTCAGCAGCAGCGTGTTTCCATTGGGCGCGCCCTGATGAACGCACCCCAGGTCATGCTGGCAGACGAACCCACGGGCAGCCTGGACAGCAGAAACGGTCACGAGATTATCAACCTGCTGAAATTAAGTCAGAAAAAATACCGGCAGACGCTTATCCTTGTCACGCATGACGAAAATATCGCCCTGCAGGCTGACCGTATCATCTGCATATCGGACGGCAAAGTGACGCGGGACGAGAGGACGGTGACACGGCCATGA
- a CDS encoding ABC transporter permease has product MNIFNKAALQSMKKSRTRTIVTVIGVVLSAAMITAVATFGVSLLNYAARGAIIKYGDWHVGFLDVDSSFVHDRAADKGVSNTASYENIGYTVLEGGKNPDKPYLFIAGFSEEAFVTLPINLLSGRLPENSGELLVSGSVAANGGVKYAVGDTLTLAVGDRMNGNRILGQHTPYMSGNASGDDKETFVPDSEKTYTVVGICQRPAFEEYSAPGYTVITKADPADTADSYSVFVTLSNPRRVRDYADSTAGTGSYILNDNVLRFMGLSDDNIFNMLLYTVGGIVTAIIMIGSVFLIYNAFTISLNERTHQFGILSSVGATAKQLRSSVLFEGLCIGAVGIPIGILTGIASMKLVISIVAGNFGSLMYSEVPLTLTVSFPAIAAAAAVSMVTILISAYIPARKAANTPVMESIRQTNEVKIQGGDVKTSKFVQRFFGLEGTLALKNFKRNKKRYRSIVLSLVLSVVLFVSGNSFGTTLKEASKQANVATTYDIALATPKLKDDEMLHLYDRLKTADGVYESSYQADLTYSCEVKASDFSEEYLACMELPATDEPVPLSMDFQFLDDSTYMDIIKGLDLPQEEYFGENANIIAVAAVQNMKDGQSEETDEITGLFRSPSMNFTVSPETDGGKATEYRQNISVTFVKTVPPDIIPDPSRTSADSPYFLMVMAPYSLMEKLVPDDACVNMKGMTFKSRKPARTVAEMENLIQGESITADYTLYNVSKMLEENRSMIFIANVFTYVFVIMISLIAIANVFNTISTNIKLRRRELAMLRSVGMSERDFQKMMNFECAFYGMRALLFGLPIAAVCSWLIFKGMFMGGAEIHYIFPWSSLLISAFSVFFVVFITMLYAVSRIKKENIIDALRDDMT; this is encoded by the coding sequence ATGAATATTTTCAACAAAGCAGCCCTGCAAAGTATGAAAAAAAGCCGTACGCGAACGATCGTAACAGTGATCGGAGTCGTCCTGTCAGCCGCCATGATCACGGCAGTCGCCACCTTTGGTGTTTCCCTGCTGAATTATGCGGCCAGAGGAGCGATCATAAAATACGGCGACTGGCATGTCGGGTTTTTAGATGTTGATTCTTCTTTCGTACATGACCGTGCCGCTGACAAGGGCGTCTCGAACACCGCATCATACGAAAATATCGGCTACACGGTTCTCGAAGGCGGAAAAAACCCGGATAAACCGTATCTGTTCATTGCCGGATTCAGCGAAGAGGCTTTCGTCACCCTTCCCATCAACCTGCTGTCCGGCAGACTGCCCGAAAACAGCGGAGAACTTCTTGTGTCGGGAAGTGTCGCTGCAAACGGCGGTGTGAAATACGCGGTGGGCGATACACTGACACTTGCTGTCGGTGACCGCATGAACGGAAACAGAATCCTGGGACAGCACACCCCTTATATGTCAGGTAACGCATCCGGGGACGACAAAGAAACTTTTGTTCCAGACTCCGAAAAAACTTATACGGTTGTCGGCATCTGTCAAAGGCCAGCCTTCGAAGAGTATTCTGCCCCCGGCTATACCGTGATCACGAAGGCGGATCCGGCGGACACCGCGGACAGTTACAGCGTATTCGTCACGCTTTCTAATCCTCGCAGAGTCCGGGATTATGCGGACAGCACCGCCGGAACAGGATCTTATATTCTGAACGACAACGTTCTCCGTTTCATGGGACTCTCAGACGATAACATATTTAATATGCTTCTGTACACAGTCGGAGGCATCGTGACGGCCATCATCATGATCGGATCCGTCTTTCTGATATATAATGCGTTTACCATCTCACTGAACGAGCGCACACACCAGTTCGGGATTCTCTCATCTGTGGGAGCCACAGCGAAACAGCTGCGCAGTTCCGTCCTGTTCGAGGGTCTCTGCATCGGTGCTGTCGGCATCCCCATCGGCATTTTAACCGGTATAGCCAGTATGAAGCTTGTGATTTCCATTGTGGCCGGCAACTTCGGAAGCCTGATGTACAGCGAGGTACCTTTAACCCTGACGGTATCATTCCCTGCCATTGCAGCCGCAGCTGCGGTCAGCATGGTCACTATTCTGATCTCCGCGTATATACCGGCCCGTAAAGCCGCAAATACGCCTGTTATGGAGAGTATCCGTCAGACCAATGAGGTTAAAATCCAGGGAGGAGACGTAAAAACCTCAAAATTTGTACAGCGTTTCTTCGGTCTGGAGGGAACCCTGGCTTTAAAGAACTTCAAAAGAAACAAAAAACGCTACCGCAGCATCGTACTCTCTCTTGTGTTAAGTGTCGTGCTGTTTGTTTCCGGAAATTCTTTCGGCACAACGCTGAAAGAGGCATCCAAACAGGCGAACGTAGCCACTACGTATGATATTGCCCTTGCCACGCCAAAACTTAAAGACGATGAAATGCTGCATCTGTATGACAGGCTGAAAACGGCTGATGGTGTCTATGAAAGCTCGTATCAGGCGGACTTGACCTATTCATGCGAGGTCAAGGCAAGTGATTTCTCAGAAGAGTATTTGGCATGCATGGAATTGCCCGCTACAGACGAACCGGTTCCGCTGTCAATGGACTTTCAGTTTCTTGACGACAGTACCTATATGGATATCATTAAAGGTCTGGATCTTCCGCAGGAAGAGTATTTTGGGGAGAATGCGAATATTATCGCGGTTGCTGCAGTTCAGAACATGAAGGACGGACAGTCTGAAGAGACTGATGAAATCACCGGTCTGTTCAGGAGTCCCTCGATGAATTTTACAGTCTCGCCTGAAACAGACGGCGGGAAAGCGACGGAATATAGGCAAAACATAAGTGTGACGTTTGTCAAAACGGTACCGCCTGATATCATCCCGGACCCTTCAAGAACTTCCGCGGACAGTCCATACTTTCTGATGGTGATGGCACCCTATTCACTCATGGAAAAACTTGTGCCTGACGACGCCTGTGTGAATATGAAAGGCATGACCTTTAAGTCCAGGAAACCTGCCCGGACGGTGGCTGAGATGGAAAACCTGATACAGGGCGAAAGCATAACAGCCGATTATACACTCTACAATGTGTCTAAGATGCTCGAAGAAAACCGCAGCATGATCTTTATCGCCAACGTGTTCACCTATGTCTTCGTCATCATGATCTCACTGATCGCCATTGCGAACGTGTTCAACACAATATCCACGAATATCAAACTGCGCAGGCGGGAGCTTGCCATGCTGCGATCCGTAGGAATGTCGGAACGCGATTTCCAGAAGATGATGAATTTTGAGTGTGCATTTTACGGCATGAGGGCACTGCTGTTCGGGCTTCCCATCGCGGCGGTCTGCTCCTGGCTGATCTTCAAAGGGATGTTCATGGGCGGTGCCGAGATTCATTATATCTTCCCGTGGAGCAGCCTTTTGATCAGCGCATTCAGCGTGTTCTTCGTGGTGTTTATCACGATGTTGTATGCCGTCAGCAGGATTAAAAAAGAAAATATCATTGACGCGCTTCGGGATGATATGACCTGA
- a CDS encoding HIT family protein, with protein MKDQKCAYCVEGEFLAPFGLKICELDNALVYLFKEQSHKGRCIVATKSHVPDITQLSDEERNGYFADMAKVVAAIQKAFSPDKVNIGAYGDTAGHTHFHLVPKYKDGFEWTQVFAMNPEKVFLSDEEYDEVISKIKANL; from the coding sequence ATGAAGGATCAAAAATGCGCATACTGTGTTGAAGGCGAGTTTTTAGCGCCATTCGGCCTCAAAATCTGCGAGCTGGACAACGCACTGGTTTATCTGTTTAAAGAGCAGAGTCATAAAGGAAGATGTATTGTTGCAACAAAATCTCACGTTCCGGACATCACACAGCTGTCTGATGAAGAGAGAAACGGATATTTTGCCGATATGGCAAAGGTAGTGGCAGCTATTCAGAAAGCATTCAGCCCCGATAAAGTCAATATCGGAGCTTACGGCGATACTGCAGGCCACACGCATTTCCACCTTGTACCGAAATACAAAGATGGATTTGAATGGACACAGGTGTTCGCGATGAATCCTGAGAAAGTATTCTTGAGTGACGAAGAGTACGATGAAGTGATCAGTAAAATCAAGGCGAATCTGTAA
- a CDS encoding response regulator transcription factor yields MKQIFLVEDDRAIARNLVLLLRSECFTVTHASTRSEAIAALAGNNFDLALVDISLPDGNGFTVCTEIKENQEIPVIFLTASGDEASVVTGLNMGADDYITKPFRPRELVARIKAALRKSGRLGSVFEICGLHVDTTSGVVKKDDSEVYLSALEYRLLLVFISNPKSIITRSRLLDELWDAAGEFVNDNTLTVYIKRLREKIEDDPANPQIILTVRGTGYRLGGGYVSE; encoded by the coding sequence ATGAAACAGATATTCTTAGTTGAAGATGACAGAGCGATCGCAAGGAATCTGGTACTTCTGCTTCGATCGGAATGTTTTACCGTCACCCATGCCTCGACGCGCAGCGAGGCCATTGCGGCACTGGCCGGAAATAATTTTGACCTGGCGCTGGTTGATATTTCCCTTCCTGATGGAAATGGGTTCACCGTCTGCACGGAGATTAAAGAAAACCAGGAGATTCCTGTCATCTTTCTGACAGCCTCCGGTGATGAGGCGAGCGTCGTCACCGGACTGAACATGGGTGCGGACGACTATATTACCAAACCTTTCCGCCCGCGTGAGCTGGTTGCGCGAATCAAAGCCGCGCTGCGAAAAAGCGGACGCCTGGGTTCGGTTTTTGAAATCTGCGGGCTTCATGTCGATACGACAAGCGGCGTTGTGAAAAAAGATGACAGCGAGGTTTACCTGTCAGCTTTAGAATACCGTCTGCTGCTGGTGTTCATCAGCAATCCCAAAAGCATCATCACGAGAAGCAGGCTGCTTGACGAATTATGGGACGCTGCGGGTGAATTTGTCAATGACAATACACTGACTGTATACATCAAACGCCTGCGGGAGAAGATCGAGGATGACCCGGCAAACCCGCAGATCATTCTGACTGTTCGCGGGACGGGGTATCGACTGGGAGGCGGATATGTTTCGGAATAA
- a CDS encoding sensor histidine kinase — MFRNKEFRRFTVVFFLITAVAVTLGFWIGTAAGILAAASAASLGIAFCLFTKARYKNLAQISDQIDLVLHNDDHLYVGESEEGELSILQSEITKMTLRIREQNEALKKEKKHLADSMADIAHQLRTPLTSANLILSLLEHNANENERKAMIRETEELFVRMDWLITSLLKLSRLDAGIVVFQSEQTDINTLISAALRPFLISVELHNITVQTDVPDGVFIYGDSGWLSEALQNILKNCLESTGDNGKIEIACGDNPLFTEISIHDSGAGLDQDDLPFLFDRFYRGKHENASGYGIGLALCKMIITRQGGTITAKNHPHGGAVFSIRFPK, encoded by the coding sequence ATGTTTCGGAATAAAGAATTTCGCCGTTTCACCGTCGTATTTTTTCTGATAACCGCTGTTGCTGTGACACTGGGGTTTTGGATCGGCACGGCAGCCGGTATCCTCGCCGCCGCCTCTGCCGCCTCTTTGGGAATCGCATTCTGCCTGTTCACAAAAGCGCGGTACAAAAACCTTGCCCAGATTTCAGACCAGATTGATCTTGTCCTCCATAATGATGACCACCTGTATGTCGGAGAATCGGAAGAGGGTGAGCTTTCTATCCTGCAGAGCGAAATCACCAAGATGACGCTGCGCATCCGGGAGCAGAACGAAGCTCTGAAAAAAGAAAAAAAACACCTCGCCGATTCAATGGCCGACATCGCGCATCAGCTTCGTACCCCGCTCACATCAGCAAACCTCATACTGTCATTGCTGGAGCATAACGCAAACGAAAACGAGAGGAAAGCAATGATACGGGAAACCGAGGAACTGTTTGTACGGATGGACTGGCTGATTACCTCCCTGTTGAAATTGTCACGGCTGGATGCGGGTATTGTAGTGTTCCAGAGCGAACAGACAGATATAAACACTCTGATAAGCGCCGCGCTTCGCCCGTTTCTGATCTCAGTCGAACTGCACAATATCACTGTGCAGACAGATGTACCGGATGGAGTCTTCATTTATGGGGATTCCGGCTGGCTCTCGGAGGCACTCCAAAACATCCTCAAGAACTGCCTGGAGAGCACCGGGGATAACGGGAAGATCGAGATCGCCTGCGGGGACAACCCGCTGTTTACGGAAATATCCATTCATGACAGCGGCGCCGGCCTGGATCAAGATGATTTACCCTTCCTGTTTGACAGATTTTACCGTGGGAAACATGAAAACGCGTCCGGATATGGAATCGGACTGGCGCTCTGCAAAATGATTATCACCCGGCAGGGAGGGACAATCACTGCCAAAAATCACCCGCACGGCGGCGCTGTATTCTCCATCCGTTTTCCAAAGTGA
- a CDS encoding sporulation initiation factor Spo0A C-terminal domain-containing protein, producing the protein MKEITELIHSLGIRATYIGYQYLRYALLLCLKDENYILFVWKWLYGDVAQHFGKTRSSVERALRTVVTACWNYGNRDLLHNIAGYHLDQCPAVGEFIAILYHHLEDNTNEI; encoded by the coding sequence ATGAAAGAAATTACAGAACTTATCCATTCGCTTGGCATCAGGGCAACTTATATTGGTTATCAATACCTGCGCTATGCCCTGCTGCTATGCCTCAAAGATGAAAACTATATTCTGTTTGTCTGGAAGTGGCTGTACGGGGACGTCGCACAACATTTCGGCAAAACCCGAAGCAGCGTGGAACGGGCGCTGCGCACAGTGGTAACGGCGTGCTGGAATTACGGAAACAGAGACCTTTTGCACAATATTGCCGGTTATCATCTGGATCAGTGCCCAGCCGTCGGCGAATTCATCGCGATACTGTATCATCACCTTGAAGATAACACAAATGAAATTTAA
- a CDS encoding LemA family protein translates to MTTALIIILVIVVLLILWLAGTYNGFVKLRNKTEEAFSAMDVSLKKRYDLIPNFVETVKGYAKHESETLEKVIAARNMAMTSRTPEETIKNDNVLTGTLKSLFALSEGYPDLKANQNFLQLQEQLSRVEEEIAGSRRYYNGVVNKYNTKTEMFPGNLLAGIFGFRRKPLYEVNEAAERESVKVSF, encoded by the coding sequence ATGACAACAGCATTGATTATCATTCTGGTGATCGTCGTCCTGCTCATATTGTGGCTGGCCGGCACTTACAACGGTTTTGTGAAACTGAGAAACAAGACGGAGGAAGCATTTTCGGCAATGGATGTCTCGCTGAAGAAGAGATACGATCTGATTCCGAATTTCGTTGAGACGGTCAAGGGCTATGCAAAGCATGAATCGGAAACGCTGGAAAAGGTGATCGCGGCGAGAAACATGGCGATGACATCCAGAACGCCTGAGGAGACGATCAAAAACGATAATGTACTGACAGGCACATTGAAATCTCTGTTTGCACTATCCGAGGGCTACCCCGATCTGAAGGCCAATCAGAATTTTCTGCAGCTCCAGGAACAGCTTTCCAGAGTGGAGGAAGAGATCGCGGGCTCCAGACGGTATTATAACGGAGTTGTCAATAAGTATAATACGAAAACCGAAATGTTTCCGGGAAATCTGCTGGCAGGAATTTTTGGATTCCGCAGGAAGCCGCTGTATGAGGTGAATGAAGCTGCAGAACGCGAGAGCGTTAAAGTTTCATTCTGA
- a CDS encoding DUF2207 domain-containing protein — protein sequence MKRLKQVMVVAVWAVLILLVTNAGTLFTAFGSSGTADKVQSVQEDVYMTTNSYDTSVEIHEDNSYTIEERIDVDFVTPRHGIYRYIPYRGRLITGAEDGRVDYVPYRASIDLTGSNTETDESTENGNVVLRFGSEDSMVTAAAYSFTYGLKPKTQYGYTEVYCNIFPNGWQNEIPAGSRFTVSFPGDFNHEILKFYYGRYGERKDGSEILDMSWDGNTLTGVLKQPLPVGNGLTCYAPMPESYFTGVRSADREGYYLMAAGVILTIVIALLFFLFGRDEKIYPSIQYSPPEGLDSAAVGYIIDGSVQDRDIVSLIVYWADKGCLAIEEGKNDALTFIKRRELPDDARGYEKDVFDGIFGKHAPVGERKMLSSLKYKFAPTLQKAKSNVKKEMNKKKNGGVYTGKSQAARTAAMILSPIPFGLFALAVSVYSADGSGVISLICWLLYVAAVIYLCYMVDNWYAKKSSSQKGGIVTGAVLCAAGLAVFALNYVIKVRQHMTFSWYVPMLVILAASVLNALLAAFMKKRTKKCAERMGYLIGLRDFIETAELERMQMLADDNPNWFYHIMPYAYVFGLSDVWMKKFEQITVPAPDWYVNTTGRMDAFDFYLFHRCMMHNLQTVSTTMSVPKPQSSSGSGGSFGGGGFSGGGFSGGGFGGGGGGSW from the coding sequence ATGAAGCGATTGAAACAGGTAATGGTTGTTGCCGTCTGGGCTGTCCTCATTCTGCTGGTCACAAATGCAGGCACGCTGTTTACAGCATTTGGCTCGTCAGGAACTGCAGATAAGGTTCAGAGCGTCCAGGAAGATGTTTACATGACGACGAACAGCTATGACACCAGTGTGGAAATACATGAGGATAATTCTTACACAATAGAAGAAAGAATCGACGTTGACTTCGTGACCCCGCGCCACGGGATTTACCGCTATATACCCTACAGGGGCAGACTTATCACCGGGGCGGAGGACGGCAGAGTCGATTATGTTCCCTACCGGGCAAGTATTGACCTGACGGGTTCCAATACGGAGACAGACGAATCGACGGAAAACGGAAATGTGGTGCTTCGCTTCGGAAGCGAAGATTCCATGGTGACTGCCGCCGCATACAGCTTTACTTACGGTTTGAAACCGAAGACTCAGTACGGCTATACGGAAGTGTACTGTAATATTTTTCCGAATGGATGGCAGAACGAGATACCGGCTGGAAGCAGATTTACGGTCAGCTTTCCGGGTGATTTCAACCATGAGATCCTTAAGTTTTACTACGGACGTTATGGAGAACGCAAAGACGGATCTGAGATCCTGGATATGTCCTGGGATGGAAACACACTGACGGGAGTGCTGAAACAGCCGCTTCCGGTGGGCAATGGCCTGACGTGCTATGCCCCGATGCCGGAAAGTTACTTCACGGGAGTCAGATCGGCAGACAGAGAGGGATATTATCTGATGGCTGCAGGTGTTATACTGACAATAGTCATCGCCCTTCTGTTCTTTCTGTTTGGAAGAGATGAAAAAATTTATCCCTCTATACAGTACTCACCTCCGGAAGGCCTCGACAGCGCTGCGGTGGGATACATCATAGACGGCAGCGTCCAGGACAGGGATATCGTATCGCTGATTGTGTACTGGGCGGACAAAGGCTGCCTGGCGATAGAAGAGGGGAAGAATGATGCACTGACGTTTATAAAACGAAGAGAACTGCCGGATGATGCCAGAGGATATGAAAAGGATGTGTTTGACGGCATTTTCGGGAAACATGCGCCGGTCGGCGAACGTAAGATGCTCTCCTCACTGAAATATAAGTTTGCGCCTACGCTTCAGAAAGCGAAGAGCAATGTGAAGAAAGAGATGAACAAAAAGAAAAACGGAGGCGTCTATACCGGAAAGTCTCAGGCTGCCAGAACAGCGGCAATGATTCTTTCACCGATTCCTTTCGGCCTCTTTGCTCTGGCTGTCAGCGTGTATTCCGCCGACGGAAGCGGTGTGATCAGTCTGATCTGCTGGCTGCTGTATGTGGCGGCGGTGATCTATCTGTGCTATATGGTAGATAACTGGTATGCCAAAAAAAGCAGCTCGCAGAAGGGCGGAATCGTCACGGGTGCTGTCCTGTGTGCTGCAGGACTTGCCGTGTTTGCGCTCAATTATGTGATAAAGGTGCGTCAGCACATGACATTTTCATGGTATGTGCCAATGCTGGTGATTCTGGCGGCTTCCGTCCTGAACGCACTCCTTGCGGCATTTATGAAAAAGAGAACAAAGAAATGTGCGGAGAGAATGGGCTATCTGATTGGTCTTCGGGATTTTATTGAGACGGCGGAGCTGGAGCGGATGCAGATGCTCGCTGATGATAATCCAAACTGGTTTTATCATATCATGCCGTATGCCTACGTATTTGGTCTCTCAGACGTCTGGATGAAGAAATTCGAGCAGATCACTGTTCCTGCCCCTGACTGGTATGTGAATACGACCGGAAGAATGGATGCGTTTGATTTCTACCTGTTCCACAGGTGCATGATGCACAATCTGCAGACGGTTTCCACAACCATGAGTGTTCCGAAGCCGCAGAGCAGCAGTGGTTCCGGCGGAAGTTTTGGCGGAGGCGGCTTCTCGGGCGGAGGATTTTCCGGGGGAGGCTTCGGCGGCGGAGGCGGCGGGAGCTGGTAG
- the truA gene encoding tRNA pseudouridine(38-40) synthase TruA, which produces MNCKITIQYDGTRYGGWQKQGNTDNTIQGKLENILTRMSGYPVEIHGAGRTDAGVHALGQTANFHLRERAGLMDVKMYLNQYLPDDIEVTDIAEMPDRFHSRLHACDKTYAYRIGTDECKSVFERKYRYHYGEKLDVGLMEKAASYCLGTHDFKGFCANRRIRKSTVRTLTEICFEQKEHDLVISYTGNGFLYHMVRILTGTLIEVGEGKRPPEDIKKILEEKNRQLAGFTAPAMGLTLLQVRYEK; this is translated from the coding sequence ATGAATTGTAAAATTACGATACAATATGACGGAACGCGTTATGGCGGATGGCAAAAACAGGGAAATACTGACAATACCATACAGGGAAAACTGGAAAACATACTGACCAGGATGAGCGGATATCCGGTTGAGATACACGGTGCAGGGAGGACGGACGCCGGTGTACATGCACTCGGGCAGACTGCCAACTTTCATTTGAGGGAACGGGCAGGCCTTATGGACGTAAAGATGTATCTGAATCAGTATCTGCCGGATGATATTGAGGTAACGGATATCGCTGAGATGCCGGACAGGTTTCACAGCAGGCTGCATGCCTGTGATAAAACGTATGCTTACCGCATCGGGACAGATGAATGCAAATCGGTATTTGAGAGGAAGTACCGCTATCATTACGGGGAGAAACTGGATGTGGGACTGATGGAAAAGGCAGCGTCTTACTGTCTTGGCACACATGATTTCAAAGGTTTCTGCGCAAACAGACGTATCAGGAAATCGACGGTGCGGACGCTGACGGAGATCTGTTTTGAACAGAAAGAACATGATCTTGTGATTTCGTATACAGGAAACGGTTTCCTGTATCATATGGTTCGCATATTGACAGGAACGCTGATAGAGGTCGGCGAGGGAAAGCGGCCGCCGGAAGATATAAAAAAGATACTGGAGGAAAAAAATCGCCAGTTGGCAGGGTTCACTGCTCCGGCAATGGGGCTGACGCTGCTTCAGGTGCGATATGAAAAATGA
- a CDS encoding alanine/glycine:cation symporter family protein, translated as MDSRLLLENVGKVLKSIDDVVWGPVMLVLLVGTGMILTVRTGFLPIRNLGYALRSVLSKEARTKKGEGDISPFSALTTALAATIGTGNIVGVATAMVLGGPGALVWMWISAFFGMASKFSECMLSIKYREVNANGEMSGGPMYTLRHAFKHKRIGAVLGFLFALFTVLASFGIGNLTQANSISSALQNTFQVPVVVSGAVITVLALLIIVGGIKSISKVSQVVVPCMAVFYVIAGLIVILINIENVPSGVAQIFTMAFHPKAAAGGVGGVVVASVMQSVRWGVARGVFSNEAGLGSAAITAAAATTDSPVKQGYVNMTGTFFDTIVVCTITGLAIASSGVLGTIDPATGELMTGAALTIAAFTSALGEVGGILVCIGISLFAFSTILGWEYHGEKAFEYLVKKPKYCFIYRIVFSLVAYVGATTTLQIVWDFSDIANGLMAIPNLICLIAMSGVVAREMKAYQKVIEKEKDGRKQAVHQRKTGL; from the coding sequence ATGGATTCACGGTTGTTATTGGAAAACGTGGGGAAGGTTCTGAAAAGCATCGATGATGTTGTCTGGGGACCTGTTATGCTGGTACTGCTGGTGGGGACCGGCATGATTCTGACTGTTCGGACTGGATTTCTTCCGATAAGAAACCTGGGTTACGCGCTGCGCAGCGTACTGAGCAAGGAGGCCAGAACAAAGAAAGGGGAAGGAGATATCTCTCCGTTCTCCGCGCTTACGACGGCTTTGGCTGCGACGATTGGGACGGGGAATATTGTCGGCGTGGCGACAGCCATGGTGCTCGGCGGTCCGGGTGCGCTGGTCTGGATGTGGATCTCCGCATTTTTCGGCATGGCTTCCAAGTTCTCAGAATGTATGCTCTCGATCAAATATCGGGAAGTCAATGCAAACGGAGAGATGTCCGGCGGACCGATGTATACCCTGCGTCATGCTTTTAAGCATAAAAGGATTGGAGCGGTGCTGGGGTTTCTGTTTGCGCTTTTTACCGTGCTGGCATCTTTCGGAATCGGTAATCTGACACAGGCCAATTCCATATCCTCCGCTCTTCAGAATACATTTCAGGTCCCGGTTGTGGTCAGCGGAGCGGTGATAACAGTGCTTGCACTGCTCATTATCGTCGGCGGCATTAAAAGCATATCGAAGGTCTCGCAGGTTGTTGTACCGTGCATGGCTGTGTTTTATGTGATCGCCGGCCTTATCGTGATTCTGATCAATATTGAAAATGTGCCGTCCGGAGTGGCACAGATTTTTACAATGGCGTTTCATCCAAAGGCGGCAGCGGGAGGAGTCGGCGGAGTCGTTGTCGCATCCGTGATGCAGTCTGTGCGCTGGGGTGTTGCACGCGGGGTGTTCTCGAATGAGGCGGGCCTTGGGTCAGCGGCTATTACGGCAGCAGCGGCAACCACAGACAGTCCGGTTAAACAGGGATATGTCAACATGACGGGAACCTTTTTTGATACGATCGTGGTATGTACGATCACAGGTCTGGCGATCGCAAGTTCCGGGGTTCTGGGCACGATCGATCCGGCGACGGGGGAGCTGATGACAGGAGCTGCGCTGACGATCGCTGCATTTACGAGTGCGCTCGGAGAGGTGGGCGGCATACTGGTGTGTATCGGTATCTCACTGTTTGCATTTTCGACGATACTCGGCTGGGAATATCACGGGGAAAAGGCATTTGAGTATCTGGTGAAGAAGCCGAAATACTGTTTTATCTATCGCATTGTATTCTCTCTTGTTGCATATGTCGGCGCTACAACGACACTGCAGATCGTCTGGGATTTCTCGGATATCGCAAACGGTCTGATGGCGATACCGAATCTGATCTGTCTGATCGCGATGAGCGGCGTCGTGGCCAGGGAGATGAAGGCGTATCAAAAGGTGATAGAAAAGGAAAAAGATGGAAGAAAACAGGCGGTCCATCAGAGAAAGACGGGACTTTGA